Proteins encoded in a region of the Leptolyngbya subtilissima AS-A7 genome:
- a CDS encoding secondary thiamine-phosphate synthase enzyme YjbQ, whose protein sequence is MTSSTATTRHHQQVLTLRSRGKSLQRFTAEVEQVVRASGIETGLCTVFLRHTSASLIIQENADPDVLVDLENFLAKLVPEGNHYIHSTEGPDDMPAHIRTVLTHTSETIPVVQGRLGLGTWQGLYLWEHRARGSSREVIVHVTGY, encoded by the coding sequence ATGACATCTTCTACCGCCACCACTCGCCACCACCAGCAGGTGCTGACCCTGCGATCGCGGGGCAAATCGCTCCAGCGGTTCACTGCTGAGGTTGAGCAGGTGGTGCGCGCCTCGGGGATCGAGACTGGGCTGTGTACGGTGTTTCTGCGCCACACCTCTGCCAGCCTGATCATTCAAGAAAACGCCGACCCCGACGTGCTGGTGGATCTAGAGAATTTCTTGGCCAAGCTGGTGCCTGAGGGCAATCACTACATCCACAGCACCGAAGGCCCTGACGACATGCCGGCTCACATTCGCACGGTGCTCACCCACACCAGCGAAACTATTCCGGTTGTGCAGGGACGACTGGGCCTAGGCACTTGGCAGGGCCTCTACCTGTGGGAACACCGGGCGCGGGGATCAAGCCGCGAGGTGATCGTCCATGTCACAGGCTATTAG